The following proteins come from a genomic window of Oncorhynchus mykiss isolate Arlee chromosome 19, USDA_OmykA_1.1, whole genome shotgun sequence:
- the klhdc2 gene encoding kelch domain-containing protein 2: MAEMEEDIPDPLPVEEDEELERDEEEGEFDWVVDEADELDDEDVVVLDTEAESFELEQPAERSGHIAAVDGHYMYVWGGYKNSQTTGFFDLYLPRNEIWIYNMETERWKKQMTAGNLHTSMSGSCGVCVDGVLYLFGGHHARGNTDRVFRLPLRTPALCWEEMKDLKGLAPSCKDKLGCWVHKNRLVFFGGYGYMAQGAHRGTFEYDETSFMGDNPGRGWNNHIHILDLEKSTWSQPVTKGNAPSPRAAHACAKVGNRGYVFGGRYRDYRLNDMYYIDMDSWEWHEMSVPQQGPVGRSWHSLTPVSPDHIFLFGGFTTSRETLSDAWLYCVSKNEWQQFKHNHTESPRLWHTACSGPGGEVFVFGGCANNLLSHQRAAHSKELLVFTVQPKSLVRFCMEAALQHRELLSGSWDCLPKHLLHTLRQRMGGINALGS, translated from the exons ATGGCAGAAATGGAGGAGGACATTCCTGACCCCTTGCCTGTTGAGGAAGATGAGGAgttggagagggatgaagaggagggagaattTGACTGGGTGGTGGATGAGGCTGATGAACTCGATGATGAGGATGTAGTTGTTCTGGACACAGAAGCAGAGTCCTTTGAGTTGGAGCAGCCAGCTGAGCGGAGTGGCCACATAGCAGCAGTGGATGGACACTACATGTACGTTTGGGGAGGATATAAG AATTCCCAGACCACTGGCTTCTTCGACTTATACTTGCCAAGGAATGAAATCTGGATCTACAACATGGAGACAGAACGATG GAAGAAGCAGATGACTGCGGGTAACCTGCATACCTCCATGTCTGGCAGCTGTGGAGTGTGTGTGGATGGCGTCCTCTATCTGTTTGGAGGCCACCATGCCAGGGGAAACACTGACCGG GTCTTCCGGCTCCCCCTCCGAACACCGGCCCTCTGCTGGGAGGAGATGAAGGATCTCAAGGGCCTGGCCCCGTCCTGCAAGGACAAACTAGGCTGCTGGGTCCACAAGAACAG GCTAGTATTCTTCGGGGGCTACGGCTATATGGCACAAGGAGCTCACCGAGGGACATTTGAATATGATGAAACTTCATTCATG ggagataATCCGGGGCGGGGCTGGAACAACCACATTCACATCTTAGACTTGGAGAAGTCCACTTGGAGCCAGCCAGTCACCAAG GGCAACGCCCCCTCTCCCCGGGCAGCGCATGCCTGTGCCAAGGTGGGCAACCGAGGCTACGTGTTTGGGGGGCGTTACAGG GATTACCGCCTGAACGACATGTACTACATCGACATGGACTCCTGGGAGTGGCATGAAAT GAGTGTTCCTCAGCAGGGTCCTGTGGGACGCTCATGGCACTCCTTAACTCCTGTGTCACCTGACCACATATTCCTGTTCGGAGGCTTCACAACTTCCCGAGAGACGCTCA GTGATGCTTGGCTGTACTGTGTCAGCAAGAACGAGTGGCAGCAGTTCAAGCACAATCACACAGAGAGCCCCAG gctctGGCACACGGCCTGTTCCGGTCCTGGCGGGGAGGTGTTTGTGTTCGGTGGCTGTGCCAACAACCTGCTGTCCCATCAGCGAGCG GCTCACAGCAAAGAGTTGCTGGTTTTCACAGTTCAACCCAAGTCACTTGTTCG GTTCTGTATGGAAGCAGCGCTGCAGCACAGAGAGTTGCTATCTGGGTC